Within the Flavobacterium sp. N502536 genome, the region AGGCTGGAACCGCGGTATCATCAGCTACTACAAGCAATTCTGAAGGTCCTGCAGGCATATCGATTGCTACTCCAAATTGAGTAGCGAGTTGTTTTGCCACGGTTACAAATTGATTTCCAGGTCCGAAGATTTTATACACTTTAGGAATTGATTTTGTTCCGAATGTCATTCCGGCGATGGCCTGGATTCCGCCTACTTTTAATATTTTGGTTACGCCGCATAAATTAGCCGCATATAAAATAGCCGGATTTATCTTTCCAGATTTGTCTGGTGGAGAGCATAATACAATTTCTTTGCAGCCTGCAATTTCAGCCGGAACGGCCAACATCAGCACAGTTGAGAATAAAGGTGCTGTTCCGCCCGGTATGTATAAGCCAATTTTCTGAATCGGTCTTTTTTCCTGCCAACAATTCACGCCTTCCGTGGTTTCAATTAGAATTTTTTCTGTTTTTTGAGCGCTGTGAAATTTATAAATGTTCTCTTTTGCTAACTGAACAGCTGATTTTAATTCACTTGAAACAGAGTCAATAGCTTCCTGAATTTCTTCCGGTGAAACTTCGTAATTCTCTAGAGCGATTCCGTCAAAAATTGAAGTATATTTTGATACGGCTTCGTCTCCTTTTTTCTGTACTTCTTTAAAGATTTCTTTCACTGTGACTTCGATATCATCGATCGTTTTAGTGGGTCTCTTTAGTATTTCGGACCAGGTATCTGGTTTTGGATTGTTTATTTTATTCATTTTTTTTATGCTTTATGCTTTAAGCTGTAGGCTATAAG harbors:
- the hisD gene encoding histidinol dehydrogenase, which translates into the protein MNKINNPKPDTWSEILKRPTKTIDDIEVTVKEIFKEVQKKGDEAVSKYTSIFDGIALENYEVSPEEIQEAIDSVSSELKSAVQLAKENIYKFHSAQKTEKILIETTEGVNCWQEKRPIQKIGLYIPGGTAPLFSTVLMLAVPAEIAGCKEIVLCSPPDKSGKINPAILYAANLCGVTKILKVGGIQAIAGMTFGTKSIPKVYKIFGPGNQFVTVAKQLATQFGVAIDMPAGPSELLVVADDTAVPAFVASDLLSQAEHGTDSQVILVSTSKKLIEAVEKEIQIQIEELPRKAIAVKAIENSKLIYVENDQIALDLINEYGPEHFIICSQYDDFYCNGIVNAGSVFIGNYTPESAGDYASGTNHTLPTNGYAKNYSGVNLDSFMKAMTFQKISEKGIQNIGNAIEIMAEAEGLQAHKNAVTLRLKSLEGRGDRTKRIEERQ